Sequence from the Panicum virgatum strain AP13 chromosome 5N, P.virgatum_v5, whole genome shotgun sequence genome:
GCTTTGATCCTAGCGAGCTCAGGCCAATATCAGTGGGAGTATTATAGGAGTGTCATagacattaaatttgctaacatgtaTTAATAGGaagagaggagtgtcatgaaatataagaggagtgtcatcaccatgacacttcgCTGGCACAGTTTTCAAGTTTCCAGTCttggtaactgtgtcgatgacacttcCACTAAGACGGACCTTAGTACCACTCCGAAATTCTTAGGCTGGGCCTTGCCGGACGTCGTTTTGAAGGCTCCTTCATAGGCCTTGCCGAACGGCATAAACATATTAGATTCATATAAATAATCACAAGACCTTTCCATCACCCCTAAAAAAACCTTCACATAAAAAAAACTCAAGCACAAGGCATTGACGACTTCTTGTGGCATGGAATTGGTGAAGTACCACCCAACCGTAGATTTCAAGGAACTTTCCTTTCAAATCTCCAGATGCTGACGAAACCGAGTTGCTTCTTTCCAAAACCCTCCAAAATTcctgaagtttttttttctgaccATAAAGCATAGCCGTTGTGGCCTCACTCTACCCCTACACGAATCTCCTTTGGAAAAGCAAAGCACTCGATCCAAAGTTATTGAAAGTGCATTTGACCCCCTATGTTGGTTTTGGTGTTAATGACATGCACAATTAAGGAGCTAATGCGATTGTCAAGTGATGAGCAGGTTCAAAAATCATTGAAATGCAAAAGAGCAATGAACGATGTCATATTTGCTAATAAGATGGTGTTTAGAGCTACACTGAAGATCTTTTATAAATttctattttgaatttgagtataggaaacaccgtactattaagagggatgcGAAAAGTCTGGTTGAAGATGCCAAAGTGCCCTTGAAATGCTAACATAAACTTGAGAGACAAAGCACTCACATAAACACTTAAACCAGCAGTTTTTGTATAGGTCGGAAGTCCCCTCATggtgtcggaagttccgacccccaCCAGAAGTTCGATGTTATCTCCATCCGAGGGTCCTCGGCCAGGGGATTTAATTGTGTTGGGAGTTCCGACATGGGTACGGAAGTTCCGACCCCCCTCAAAAGTTTCACACTACCTCCATCCGAGGGTGCTCGGCCAATGGGTTTTAATTTTGTTGGGAGTTCCGATATagtgtcggaagttccgacaaaCACATTAACTGCACAGCAACAGCTAGTTTTTGGGCCACAGgtatatataccccttcacttCCTCCACTCAGGGCGCCTGCCTCcacgaactaaacacactcTAGAGCTTCCAAAACTTCTCCCCAATCCTTCCAAGAGCTAAACTTTGTGAGGATTTGAGCTAGGGCTTGGGTGAGAGCAAGATTTGAGTGTGAGCTTGAGCATTTGACTTTTGTGAGCAGCCATTCCCATCTCAAGAGCACTAGAAGCATCTTCTCCCGTCGATTCGTGTTTGTTACTCTTGAAGCTTGCTTCTAGACGGTTAGGCGCCGCCCGTGGAGCGTCCTCTCGTGTGTGTGCACCCTGGGAAGTTTGTACAACAACATCTCATAGTAAGTGActttgggcttgagaggtgatctcgcccttggggaggagcataggggttcttgagcgtcgtctcttgaatccttcctcaacagagacgtagcacctttgggtgtgaacttcgggaaacaaatcgaGTGTCACTTGTTCTGTTTGCTTATATCTCGTTCTTGTTGACCTTGAACTCATTTTGTCCCGATCTACTTTTGTGGAGTGTTCCTTTGTGCTAGACCACTTGCAGGTTACTCTAGGAACTACTGGTGAACTTTTTATTCAAACACTTTTCCCAGGTTCTCCTTGAAACTTGTAATTCGTTCAAATTCTTATTCTCGTCGGAAGTTCCTTCACAGTGTAGGAAGTTCCGTTGCTCGGAACTCCCCTCAcagggtcggaagttccgatagACTAATGCGCTGCGAAGAATTTTTCAGGTTTTTCACAGgtttgcctattcaccccctaggcatcaccaagatccattcaattggtatcagagcttggctctCCATTCAAAGGGCTTAACCGTCCAGAGAGTTCAAGATGGCGGGTGAACAAGGAGATCCGAAGAATCCAATTGATGAAAGTGGAAAAGGTGACACCGGCGATAACAAAGGAAAGGATAAGGAAGTAGAGCCATCtaacaaagagaagaaagaaggaaATGAGAGTGAAGTGGAGACATCCGACGATGAGATGTCTTATGAAGAATGGAAggcttggaagaagaagaagaaggagcaacgcaagaaaaagaaatctagCTCCCGGATTATCATTGACTCAAGTGATGATTCCGACACCGACTACAAGAGAAGAGCCTCACGCTCCTCCAATAAGGGCAGCTCATCAAAATCAAAAGGAAAGGGTGATTATCGTAGAGTGTCTCTTGATTACACATTTTAAATTCCTAGTGAGCACAATGCATCAATTCATATGGGCAAGCCACCTTACTTTGATGGTACCGGTTACAATCAATGGAAGACAAAGATGTTTGGGTACTTGAATGCAATCCATAAGGATCTTTGGAAAGTTGTGGAAGTAGGATGTGATATTCCGGATAAAGATGAGACTCCTACACCGGTTTAAGCATATGTGCTACAAAGGGTGTGCTACAAAGAAATTTTCAAGCATTGAATATTCTCCATACTTCCGTGAGTCCCGAAGAATTTGACAAGATTGAAGATACTCCAACCACCAAAGATGCTTGGGACACTCTCCAAGTAAATCATCAAGGGTCAAGGAAAGTTTGTgaatcaagaatcaaaactttggaagatgaattgagtctcttctccatgaagaaagatgaaagtgtcaaagaaatgtacaaccgcatgaagaagattacaaatcaaatcaaatcacttGGAGGTGACAAGTGGGGTGACCGTGAGATTGTAGACAAGCTCTTGACCGTCTACATGGCTAGGGATGTCACTTTGCCTAGCCTAATAAGAGCCGAAAGAGGATTCAAGCATTTCACTGTTGAAAATGTCTTAGGAAGAATTGAAGCTCACCATGATCAAATAAAGAGAGTCAAGATTAATCAAG
This genomic interval carries:
- the LOC120674550 gene encoding transcriptional regulator ATRX homolog; the protein is MAGEQGDPKNPIDESGKGDTGDNKGKDKEVEPSNKEKKEGNESEVETSDDEMSYEEWKAWKKKKKEQRKKKKSSSRIIIDSSDDSDTDYKRRASRSSNKGSSSKSKGKGRIEAHHDQIKRVKINQDLAELQEQAAKNNGLALQAKSKGKDKITQSSKNEDSSNDEDDELDDEQMAFFIKNFRRVLRKGNF